One window of Mediterraneibacter gnavus ATCC 29149 genomic DNA carries:
- a CDS encoding DNA translocase FtsK, whose translation MAAKSTRKKKTTRKKSSKNQASTSLNSEILILVMFAVCVLMLLSNFGVIGIAGSAISSVLFGFFGVMAYILPFLLFGVVAFGISNKGNTHAYIKIAACVALLFAICAFFQLVMHPFDAKESLWSYYQYASDYRKAGGLTGGCLVKILCPFIGVVGAYVVLVVLMVICVILITERSLLAPLGKGSKKAYADMKRRQGEASARRAKNREEKRRQAEEAKTEPNDSSRRSDHKVSGVSFATTLQAQESEVPKETTAKKRKKNSSGKDPDMRELTVSQESDFSESLPSPFEDFVINRPESTASDASAVDTPLWENEPEPAEEGNMTQEDVPEESVRTRKKTKASAAAVEAETVQVEQSIKEQEQQPKKVYKIPPMNLLTKGKKGGGDSDAQLRATAQKLEQTLQNFGVRVHVTNASCGPSVTRYELQPEQGVKVSKIVGLADDIKLNLAAADIRIEAPIPGKAAVGIEVPNQENTAVMLRDLLESGEFKNSTANIPFAVGKDISGKTVIADIAKMPHLLVAGATGSGKSVCINTLIMSILYHADPEEVKLIMVDPKVVELSVYNGIPHLLIPVVTDPKKAAGALNWAVAEMMKRYQLFAQQNVRDLKGYNEKIAQMTEEGAPKKLPKIVIIVDELADLMMVAPGEVEGAICRLAQLARAAGLHLIIATQRPSVNVITGLIKANMPSRIAFSVSSGVDSRTIIDMNGAEKLLGKGDMLFYPTGYPKPVRVQGSFVSDKEVQKVVDYLIEHNGNASYSEEVEEHVNSDLPSPVPGIQGAGVQDNANEQDAYFADAGRLIIEKEKASIGMLQRMFKIGFNRAARIMDQLASAGVVGEEVGTKPRKVLMTKEEFEQYIQENL comes from the coding sequence ATGGCTGCAAAGTCAACAAGGAAAAAGAAAACTACAAGAAAAAAGTCATCCAAAAATCAGGCAAGTACATCCCTGAACAGTGAAATTTTGATTCTGGTCATGTTTGCGGTCTGTGTGCTGATGCTTTTAAGCAATTTTGGAGTCATAGGGATTGCAGGCAGTGCGATCTCTTCTGTACTCTTTGGTTTTTTCGGAGTGATGGCATATATTCTGCCGTTTCTCTTATTTGGCGTGGTTGCTTTTGGAATTTCGAATAAAGGCAATACACACGCCTACATAAAAATTGCAGCATGTGTGGCCTTATTGTTTGCAATCTGTGCATTTTTCCAGCTGGTGATGCATCCTTTTGATGCCAAAGAAAGTCTGTGGAGCTATTATCAGTATGCCAGTGATTACAGAAAAGCGGGCGGTCTTACAGGGGGCTGTCTGGTGAAGATTCTGTGTCCGTTTATTGGTGTGGTAGGCGCTTATGTGGTACTCGTTGTACTTATGGTAATCTGTGTGATTCTGATCACAGAACGTTCTCTGCTTGCACCTCTTGGAAAAGGAAGCAAAAAGGCGTATGCAGATATGAAGCGCCGGCAGGGAGAAGCATCTGCCCGGCGTGCGAAGAACAGAGAAGAAAAACGAAGACAGGCAGAAGAAGCAAAGACAGAACCGAATGATTCTTCCAGAAGAAGTGATCATAAAGTATCGGGTGTTTCTTTTGCAACAACGCTGCAGGCCCAGGAAAGTGAAGTGCCAAAGGAGACAACAGCGAAAAAGCGTAAAAAGAATTCTTCAGGAAAAGATCCGGATATGCGGGAACTGACTGTTTCACAGGAATCGGATTTTTCAGAGTCACTGCCGTCTCCATTTGAAGATTTTGTGATCAATCGTCCGGAAAGCACGGCGTCGGATGCGAGCGCAGTGGATACTCCATTATGGGAGAATGAACCGGAACCGGCAGAAGAGGGCAACATGACGCAGGAGGATGTTCCGGAAGAGTCAGTCCGTACAAGGAAGAAGACCAAGGCGAGTGCGGCAGCTGTGGAAGCAGAGACTGTTCAGGTAGAACAGAGTATCAAAGAGCAGGAGCAGCAGCCGAAGAAAGTGTACAAGATTCCGCCAATGAATCTTCTGACAAAAGGGAAAAAGGGCGGCGGAGACTCGGATGCCCAGTTGCGCGCCACGGCCCAGAAACTGGAGCAGACCCTGCAGAATTTCGGGGTTCGCGTTCATGTAACAAATGCAAGCTGCGGACCGTCTGTGACGCGGTATGAGCTGCAGCCGGAACAAGGTGTGAAGGTAAGTAAGATTGTAGGTCTGGCAGATGACATCAAATTAAATCTGGCAGCGGCAGATATCCGGATCGAGGCGCCGATTCCGGGAAAAGCAGCCGTTGGGATTGAGGTCCCGAACCAGGAGAATACGGCAGTGATGCTTAGGGACCTGTTAGAATCCGGGGAATTTAAAAATTCCACAGCGAATATTCCGTTTGCCGTGGGAAAAGATATTTCAGGAAAGACGGTGATCGCAGATATCGCAAAGATGCCGCATTTACTTGTGGCAGGAGCGACAGGATCCGGAAAGTCGGTATGTATCAATACGCTGATCATGAGTATTTTATACCATGCAGATCCGGAAGAAGTAAAACTGATCATGGTGGATCCCAAAGTAGTGGAACTAAGTGTCTATAATGGAATTCCGCACTTGCTGATCCCGGTCGTGACGGACCCGAAAAAAGCAGCAGGCGCTCTGAACTGGGCAGTCGCTGAGATGATGAAGCGGTATCAGCTGTTTGCCCAGCAGAATGTCCGGGATCTGAAAGGATACAATGAAAAGATTGCGCAAATGACAGAAGAAGGAGCTCCGAAAAAACTGCCGAAGATTGTGATCATTGTAGATGAGCTGGCGGATCTGATGATGGTGGCGCCGGGGGAAGTAGAAGGCGCGATCTGCCGTCTGGCGCAGCTTGCCAGAGCGGCGGGACTGCATCTGATCATTGCAACACAGCGGCCTTCGGTGAATGTCATCACAGGTCTGATCAAGGCCAATATGCCGTCCAGAATCGCATTTTCTGTCTCATCAGGAGTAGATTCCAGGACGATCATTGATATGAATGGAGCGGAGAAACTGCTTGGAAAGGGAGATATGCTGTTTTATCCGACAGGATATCCAAAACCGGTCCGTGTGCAGGGATCCTTTGTTTCAGATAAAGAAGTGCAGAAGGTTGTGGACTATCTCATCGAACACAACGGAAATGCCTCCTACAGTGAAGAAGTGGAGGAGCACGTAAATTCCGATCTGCCGTCACCGGTTCCTGGGATACAGGGAGCCGGGGTGCAGGATAATGCAAATGAGCAGGATGCATATTTTGCAGATGCAGGACGGCTGATCATTGAAAAAGAAAAAGCATCCATTGGAATGCTCCAGAGGATGTTTAAAATCGGCTTCAACCGGGCAGCCCGGATTATGGATCAGCTTGCCAGTGCAGGAGTGGTCGGAGAAGAAGTCGGAACAAAACCAAGAAAAGTACTGATGACAAAAGAAGAATTTGAACAGTACATTCAGGAAAATTTATAA
- the folD gene encoding bifunctional methylenetetrahydrofolate dehydrogenase/methenyltetrahydrofolate cyclohydrolase FolD: MAQIIDGKRIAKEIKDKLKEEVSVLKERGTKICLAVIQVGQDAASSVYVNNKKKACAYIGIDSVSYELKEATTEAELVELIEKLNHTEKVHGILVQLPLPAHIDEDRIIRTISPDKDVDGFHPVNVGRLWLGETGFVSCTPAGIIQLLKYSGIEIAGKECVVIGRSNIVGKPMAALLLRENGTVTVAHSRTADLKEVTRRADILIAAVGQTKMITAEYIKEGAVVIDVGMHRDAQNHLCGDVDFEDVYSRASAITPVPGGVGPMTIAMLMNNCVQAARD, from the coding sequence ATGGCACAGATAATTGACGGAAAACGAATTGCAAAAGAAATCAAAGATAAATTGAAAGAAGAAGTATCCGTGCTGAAAGAAAGAGGCACCAAGATCTGTCTGGCAGTGATTCAGGTAGGGCAGGATGCGGCTTCTTCGGTATATGTAAACAACAAGAAAAAGGCGTGCGCCTATATCGGGATCGACTCCGTTTCGTATGAGTTAAAAGAGGCTACAACAGAAGCGGAACTGGTAGAATTGATCGAGAAACTGAATCATACAGAGAAGGTACATGGAATCCTGGTACAGCTTCCGCTTCCGGCACACATTGATGAAGACCGGATCATACGTACGATTTCACCGGACAAGGATGTAGACGGATTTCATCCGGTGAACGTGGGACGGCTCTGGCTCGGAGAGACCGGATTTGTATCCTGCACACCGGCGGGGATCATTCAGCTTTTGAAGTATTCCGGAATTGAGATTGCAGGAAAAGAGTGCGTGGTGATCGGGCGAAGCAACATTGTAGGAAAGCCGATGGCAGCACTGCTTCTGCGTGAGAATGGGACCGTGACGGTTGCACATTCCAGGACAGCAGATCTAAAAGAAGTGACACGCAGAGCAGATATTCTGATCGCAGCAGTCGGACAGACGAAGATGATCACAGCAGAGTACATAAAAGAAGGCGCGGTTGTGATCGATGTGGGAATGCACAGAGATGCCCAAAACCATCTCTGTGGAGATGTGGATTTTGAGGATGTGTATTCCAGAGCATCTGCCATTACGCCGGTACCTGGCGGGGTAGGTCCGATGACAATCGCCATGCTGATGAACAATTGCGTGCAGGCCGCACGCGATTAG
- a CDS encoding formate--tetrahydrofolate ligase → MKTDIQIAQEAELMHIKDVAASIGISEEELEFYGKYKAKLSDELWENVKDRKDGKLVLVTAINPTPAGEGKTTITVGLGEAFAKMNKKAIIALREPSLGPCFGIKGGAAGGGYAQVLPMEDLNLHFTGDFHAITSANNLLAAMLDNHIQQGNALGIDPRNIVWKRCVDMNDRVLRNIVVGLGNKMDGMVREDHFVITVASEIMAILCLADDLADLKRRLGRIIVAYTFEGNPVTADDLQATGAMTALLKDAIKPNMIQTLEHTPALVHGGPFANIAHGCNSVRATKLALKISDITITEAGFGADLGAEKFMDIKCRKAGLKPDAVVLVATVRALKYNGGVAKQDLGEENLEALKKGIVNLEKHIENIQKYGVPVVVTLNSFVTDTEAENEFIRSFCEERDCEFALAKVWEKGGEGGIELAEKVLDTLENKESNFHVLYEDELSLTEKIEKISKEIYGANGVVYEPAAKKQLAKIEEMGFGHFPICMAKNQYSLSDDAKKLGRPENFDIHIREVYVSAGAGFVVALTGAVMTMPGLPKVPAANNIDVTDDGKITGLF, encoded by the coding sequence ATGAAAACAGATATTCAGATCGCACAGGAAGCAGAATTAATGCACATCAAAGACGTGGCAGCGTCTATCGGAATTTCAGAAGAGGAACTGGAGTTTTATGGAAAGTACAAAGCGAAGCTCTCCGATGAACTCTGGGAGAACGTAAAAGACCGCAAGGATGGAAAACTGGTTCTTGTGACAGCCATCAATCCGACCCCGGCAGGAGAAGGAAAGACCACGATCACAGTAGGTCTGGGTGAGGCATTTGCAAAAATGAATAAAAAGGCAATCATCGCACTGCGTGAACCATCTCTTGGACCATGTTTTGGAATCAAAGGCGGAGCAGCAGGAGGCGGGTATGCACAGGTTCTCCCAATGGAAGATCTGAATCTGCATTTCACCGGAGATTTCCACGCGATCACTTCTGCGAATAATCTGCTGGCTGCCATGTTGGATAATCACATTCAGCAGGGCAATGCATTGGGAATTGATCCGAGAAATATTGTCTGGAAACGCTGCGTGGACATGAACGACAGAGTTCTTCGCAACATCGTAGTAGGACTTGGAAACAAGATGGATGGAATGGTGAGAGAAGACCATTTTGTGATCACAGTCGCATCTGAGATCATGGCAATCCTTTGTCTTGCAGATGATCTTGCAGATCTGAAACGCCGCCTGGGACGAATCATCGTGGCATATACATTTGAAGGCAATCCGGTAACAGCAGACGATCTTCAGGCAACAGGCGCCATGACTGCACTGTTAAAGGATGCGATCAAACCGAATATGATCCAGACACTGGAGCACACACCGGCACTGGTACACGGCGGACCGTTTGCCAATATCGCACACGGCTGCAACAGTGTCCGCGCGACAAAGCTGGCTTTAAAAATCAGCGATATTACAATTACAGAAGCCGGATTCGGAGCGGATCTTGGAGCTGAGAAATTTATGGATATCAAATGCCGTAAAGCGGGATTAAAACCGGACGCAGTGGTACTTGTAGCGACAGTGCGGGCACTGAAATACAATGGCGGAGTTGCAAAACAGGATCTGGGCGAAGAAAATCTGGAAGCACTGAAAAAAGGAATCGTGAATCTGGAAAAACACATTGAGAATATTCAGAAATACGGCGTTCCTGTTGTAGTAACACTGAATTCCTTTGTTACAGATACGGAAGCGGAAAATGAATTTATCCGCAGCTTCTGTGAAGAAAGAGACTGTGAATTCGCCCTTGCAAAGGTATGGGAAAAAGGCGGAGAAGGCGGAATCGAACTGGCAGAAAAAGTGTTGGATACACTGGAGAATAAGGAAAGCAATTTCCATGTACTGTATGAGGATGAACTTTCTCTGACAGAAAAGATCGAGAAGATTTCAAAAGAGATTTACGGGGCAAACGGTGTTGTCTATGAGCCGGCTGCAAAGAAACAGCTTGCGAAGATCGAAGAGATGGGATTTGGACATTTCCCTATCTGTATGGCAAAGAATCAGTATTCTCTGTCAGATGATGCGAAAAAACTGGGACGTCCGGAAAACTTTGACATCCATATCCGTGAAGTTTATGTCAGCGCAGGTGCCGGATTTGTCGTTGCTCTGACAGGTGCGGTGATGACAATGCCTGGACTTCCGAAAGTCCCTGCTGCAAATAACATCGATGTAACAGATGACGGTAAAATTACAGGACTGTTTTAA